The Aerosakkonema funiforme FACHB-1375 genome has a segment encoding these proteins:
- the dndE gene encoding DNA sulfur modification protein DndE yields the protein MEPPINTIKLSQTAKDQLLKLRRFTKIDQWNILCRWAFCRSLAEPSIPSPVPIITDSNVEMTWKVFGGEMSDILLLALKQRCHNDGFGCDKETLVTQFRLHLHRGIGYLAGDPNIKKIEDLIALSVKGLERRD from the coding sequence ATGGAACCCCCCATCAACACCATCAAACTCTCCCAAACAGCCAAAGACCAACTCCTCAAACTGCGACGCTTCACCAAAATCGACCAATGGAACATCCTCTGCCGATGGGCCTTTTGTCGTTCCCTCGCCGAACCATCCATCCCCTCCCCCGTACCCATCATTACCGACAGCAACGTCGAAATGACCTGGAAAGTCTTCGGCGGCGAAATGTCCGATATCCTCTTACTAGCCCTCAAACAACGCTGTCACAACGACGGCTTCGGCTGCGACAAAGAAACCCTCGTCACACAATTTCGCCTCCACCTGCATCGCGGTATCGGCTACCTAGCAGGCGACCCCAATATTAAAAAGATAGAAGATTTAATCGCCCTCTCTGTAAAGGGGCTAGAGCGTCGGGACTAG
- a CDS encoding M48 family metallopeptidase has translation MSFPKTQLIGLKADYFRHPLDLEATNALKQLPGFDAIVRNLLGPVAEQFFYLENIAASVLVGEKQLPQFHEMLLEACQVLDLEPPQLYVRQHPVPNAYTFAMRGKQPFVVLHTSLLELLTPAEIQAVIAHELGHLKCDHGVYLTLANIIILAAGQLPNLGGWIAQTLQTQMLQWVRCAEFTCDRAALLAIQDPKVVSSLLMKLAGGSPTLAPQLNLDAFLAQARAYDDISNSELGEMLKEAQTAGLTHPVPVLRAREIDRWASSKEYQTLLQNPGKQGYNDKASPKGGWRNW, from the coding sequence ATGTCCTTCCCAAAAACACAGCTGATCGGTCTGAAAGCAGATTATTTCCGTCATCCGCTGGATCTGGAAGCAACTAACGCGCTCAAGCAGCTGCCCGGTTTTGATGCGATCGTGCGGAATCTGCTTGGGCCAGTAGCCGAACAGTTTTTTTATTTGGAAAATATTGCGGCTAGCGTGTTGGTGGGTGAGAAGCAGCTGCCTCAATTTCACGAGATGCTGTTGGAAGCTTGTCAGGTGCTGGATTTAGAGCCGCCGCAGCTATATGTGCGCCAGCATCCCGTGCCGAATGCCTACACTTTCGCGATGCGGGGGAAGCAGCCTTTTGTGGTGCTGCATACTTCTTTGCTCGAGCTGCTGACGCCGGCAGAGATTCAGGCGGTAATCGCTCACGAGTTGGGCCACTTAAAGTGCGATCACGGGGTTTATTTGACGTTGGCTAATATCATAATTTTGGCTGCGGGTCAACTGCCTAATTTGGGGGGTTGGATTGCCCAAACGCTGCAAACGCAAATGTTGCAGTGGGTAAGATGTGCTGAGTTTACTTGCGATCGCGCGGCTTTATTGGCGATTCAAGACCCCAAAGTGGTGAGTTCGCTGTTGATGAAGTTGGCTGGCGGTTCGCCTACGTTGGCTCCTCAACTCAATTTGGATGCGTTTTTGGCGCAAGCAAGGGCTTACGATGATATCAGTAACAGCGAGTTGGGGGAAATGCTGAAGGAGGCGCAAACGGCTGGTTTGACCCATCCGGTGCCGGTGCTGCGGGCTAGAGAGATCGATCGCTGGGCTAGTAGCAAAGAATATCAAACCCTCTTGCAAAATCCTGGGAAGCAAGGTTATAATGATAAAGCTTCACCCAAGGGCGGGTGGCGAAACTGGTAG
- the murA gene encoding UDP-N-acetylglucosamine 1-carboxyvinyltransferase, which yields MTSSIGLTDTHASPEADKSILEIWGRSTLKGHVQISGAKNSALAIMAGALLCPEDCRLRNVPSLMDVQRMAQILAALGLKMEQHGDVLDINGRDIQQSQAPYELVSQLRASFFAIGPLLARLGVARVPLPGGCAIGARPVDLHVRGLQAMGADVQIEHGMVHAYVSGSNPRLKGAKIYLDYPSVGATETLMMAATLADGETTIENAAQEPEVTDLANFCQAMGARIRGAGTNTIIIDGVKSLHSVEYSIIPDRIEAGTFLVAGAITHSELSLSPIIPDHLTAAIAKLRAIGAKVILESPTCVRVIGANSHVATDIETLPYPGFPTDMQAQFMALLTLSEGDSVITETVFENRLRHVAELNRMGADIRVKGNIAIVRGVPMLSGAPVVATDLRASAALVLAGLAANGKTTIEGLQHLDRGYDNLVGKLQNVGARLQRLKGDKEAESESASLNTANLGG from the coding sequence CTCTTAAGGGACACGTCCAAATCAGCGGGGCAAAGAACTCAGCCCTGGCAATCATGGCTGGCGCGTTGCTTTGTCCGGAAGATTGTCGTCTGCGTAACGTTCCCTCTTTGATGGATGTGCAGCGGATGGCTCAGATTCTGGCGGCTTTGGGCTTGAAGATGGAGCAACACGGTGATGTTTTAGACATCAATGGCCGAGATATCCAACAATCCCAAGCTCCCTACGAACTGGTGTCGCAACTGCGGGCTAGTTTTTTTGCGATCGGCCCTCTGCTGGCACGTCTGGGGGTGGCGAGGGTGCCACTGCCGGGAGGTTGTGCGATCGGTGCCCGACCTGTGGATCTCCATGTCCGTGGTTTACAAGCGATGGGCGCTGATGTTCAAATCGAACACGGTATGGTTCATGCTTATGTCAGCGGTAGCAATCCTCGCTTGAAGGGTGCGAAAATATACTTGGATTACCCTAGTGTGGGCGCTACGGAAACGTTGATGATGGCAGCGACCCTGGCAGATGGGGAAACTACGATCGAGAACGCTGCCCAAGAGCCGGAAGTTACGGATCTGGCCAATTTCTGTCAGGCGATGGGGGCTCGGATTCGCGGTGCTGGTACTAACACCATCATCATTGATGGGGTGAAAAGCTTGCATTCGGTGGAATACAGCATTATCCCCGATCGCATCGAAGCTGGTACTTTCTTGGTGGCAGGTGCGATTACGCACTCGGAATTGAGTTTATCGCCGATAATACCGGATCATCTGACTGCGGCGATCGCTAAGCTGCGGGCCATTGGCGCTAAGGTAATCCTGGAATCTCCTACCTGTGTGCGGGTGATTGGCGCAAACAGCCATGTAGCAACGGATATCGAAACTTTACCGTATCCGGGTTTCCCGACCGATATGCAGGCGCAGTTTATGGCGCTGCTGACGCTGAGCGAGGGGGACAGCGTGATTACGGAAACGGTGTTCGAGAATCGCTTGCGCCACGTAGCGGAATTGAATCGGATGGGGGCAGATATTCGCGTCAAGGGCAACATTGCGATCGTTCGAGGTGTGCCGATGTTATCCGGGGCACCTGTAGTGGCTACGGATTTACGCGCTTCTGCGGCTTTGGTGCTGGCGGGATTGGCAGCCAACGGTAAAACTACGATCGAAGGATTGCAGCACCTCGATCGCGGCTACGATAACTTGGTTGGCAAGTTGCAAAATGTGGGAGCCCGGTTGCAGCGGCTTAAGGGGGATAAAGAAGCTGAGAGCGAGTCAGCTTCCCTAAATACCGCTAATTTAGGTGGATAA